One genomic window of Medicago truncatula cultivar Jemalong A17 chromosome 1, MtrunA17r5.0-ANR, whole genome shotgun sequence includes the following:
- the LOC25485458 gene encoding zinc finger CCCH domain-containing protein 15 has translation MHNKDVCSPSSKSGYGIGVNNAGHMQSNAGVFASLYSALSNDLPSSLAGNSSNGGGFSLYPYSDLGTEYDSCVIQKHQDMVNRHSMFLSRLLESSKEVEALQQENGQLRAVNKELQKNLNLLVQASLENRFNGGGSSVQTQSTPFDVLQGFRGLNLGDGKENCADWNSNNINNNNKELQEASESDESPTSVIENNGVETERFSLPKSISVRSNGYLKLAPPPAVVTNNNACRTKGATRSRASSTQSDTVQKVFVRGGQKEEEPLEMVVYNQGMFKTELCNKWQETGTCPYGDHCQFAHGIGELRPVIRHPRYKTEVCRMVLAGVVCPYGHRCHFRHALTEQEKAMSQPKPRSMKLER, from the exons ATGCATAACAAGGACGTTTGTTCTCCGTCATCCAAAAGCGGTTACGGCATCGGCGTCAACAACGCCGGTCACATGCAGTCGAACGCTGGCGTGTTTGCTTCGTTGTACTCTGCTCTGAGTAATGATCTTCCATCATCGCTCGCCGGAAACAGCAGCAACGGCGGCGGATTTTCGCTTTATCCTTACTCTGACCTTGGAACAGAGTACGACTCATGCGTGATACAGAAGCATCAGGATATGGTGAATCGTCACAGTATGTTTCTCAGTCGCCTTCTGGAAAGTTCCAAAGAGGTCGAAGCTCTGCAGCAGGAAAACGGACAGCTCCGTGCCGTGAACAAAGAGTTGCAGAAGAATCTGAACCTTCTCGTTCAAGCTTCGCTGGAGAACCGATTCAATGGCGGTGGATCCTCCGTCCAGACTCAATCAACTCCGTTTGATGTGTTGCAAGGTTTCCGTGGCTTGAATCTTGGAGATGGAAAGGAAAACTGTGCTGATTGGAATAgcaataacatcaacaataacaacaaggAGTTGCAGGAAGCTTCCGAATCTGATGAGAGTCCGACGAGTGTGATTGAGAATAACGGTGTTGAAACGGAGAGGTTCTCGCTTCCAAAGAGCATTTCTGTTAGATCCAATGGCTACTTGAAGCTTGCTCCGCCTCCGGCCGTCGTAACTAACAACAATGCTTGCCGCACCAAAGGCGCTACTCGCTCCCGCGCTTCCTCCACTCAATCTGATACAGTT CAAAAGGTATTTGTGCGAGGAGGGCAGAAAGAGGAAGAGCCTCTTGAGATGGTTGTGTACAACCAGGGGATGTTCAAGACTGAGCTCTGTAACAAATGGCAGGAAACTGGCACATGCCCTTATGGAGACCACTGTCAATTCGCTCATGGCATTGGGGAGCTTCGCCCAGTGATCCGCCACCCACGCTACAAAACTGAGGTCTGCAGGATGGTCCTTGCTGGGGTTGTGTGCCCTTATGGCCATAGATGCCATTTCCGTCATGCACTTACTGAACAAGAGAAAGCTATGTCACAACCTAAGCCCAGATCAATGAAGCTGGAAAGATGA